The DNA window GAGGCCAACGCCAGGTTGTGCGCTCTTCCGATTCCGGTTTCGAGCATGCCTCCGCACCAGACCGGCAGGCCGCGCAACCGCATGAGATCGTGAATCCGGAGGCTTTCACCGAGTCCGCCGACGCGGCCGGGCTTGATGTTCACGATCCTGCAGCTACCGAGCTCCAGAGCCAGCCGGACGTCGCGGACGGAGCGGATCGATTCGTCGAGGCAGACGGGGGTGGATAACTTCCGTTGGAGGGCGGCGTGCTCGAGGTAGTCGTCGAAGGCGAGCGGTTGTTCGATCATGGTCAGGTCCAGGGCGTCGATCTCGACGAGCCGGGCAGCGTCCGCCAGGGAGTAGGCGGAGTTGGCGTCCGCCATGAGCTGGAGGTCGGGGAAGCGTTCCCGGACCCGGGCGAGCGTTGTCAGGTCGCGACCGGGCTTGATCTTCAATTTCACCCGGGCGTACCCGGCCTCGACGTAGCCGGACACCGCCTCCACCAGCTCCTCGTCGGTCGGTTTCAGCCCCACGCTCACACCCACCGGCACCTTGGGTCGCGTCTCGTCTCCGCCCAGCGCCCCCGCAAGCGGGATTCCCTTCGATCGCGACCACAGATCCCAGGCCCCCATCTCCACGCTCGCCAGGGCCATGCGGTGTTCCCTGATCCAGTTCACCGGGGCCAGCACCTCCTCGGGTCGTTCCCACTCGGTTCCCACGATCGCGGGCAGGACGCGGTCCGTCAGAACCTGCCAGGCGGTGTCGGTGGTCTCGGAGGTGTAGTTGGGCCTCTCGGCGGCGACGCACTCGCCCCAGCCCACGCATCCGTCGGAGTCGAAGAGGGTGAGCAGCGCCACTCGACGCTCTTGCATCCCGCCGCTGCTGATCTCGAAGAACTCGCGCAGCTCGAGTCTCAGCTCCCGGAGTACGGCTCGGTCGATCCTCATAGCGATCCCTTGAGCAGCGAGGGGGTGGCGCCCGGGGTCAGCAAGTACCGGCAGGTCGGGGTTCCGCGAACGAACCCTGTGACTTCGAAACCGGAATCCACCAAGGGCGAGAGAACGGCTCGCGTCGCCCGCCGCCACTCCCGGGCGAGCTCCATCGAAGCCTCCATGATCGCGGTGAGGTGAGTCGGTATCTCTACACTCACGGACCCTCCCGGGCTCTCCCGGGCGATCCGGCTCAAGGTTTCCTCCGAAAGTCCGGTCAAGGGTCTGGGCAGACCGCCCTCTCCCTCGATCGACGACAGGGCTTGGATGGGCGCACCTCCGGACGCACTGCCATATTCCGCGGTCTCCCGGAAGCGCCCCAGCATCCGTTCGACCCTTGGAGAATCGAGCTCCCAGGTGGCCACCAAGCGGTCGGTTCCTATGCCTCGGTGGAGGGGCGAGTCGCTCTCGCCGTAAAGGTCGGCGGCGTAGTCGCGCATCACGGCCCCCAGGCGGTTCACGTTCAGGTGCGCGTTGCGAGCCTGAAGGGGATCGAAGGTCCAGTGCATGATGGAGACTCCGCGCGCCATGACCTCGCTGCGCTGATGGCGCTTGAGGTGCGTTCCGAGTCCGCTGTCGCGCGCTCCCGGACGAACCGCGAGCATGTCCGACCAATGAACGAGCTTCCCGTCGCGCTCTCCGGTCATGCCGAAGACGAATCCGTCGAGGCTCCCGTCCTCGGCAAACGCACCGGAGACGACACCGCCCAGGATTTGCGCGACCTTGAGTATGGCGAGCGGAACGATTTCGCTGAAATCCGGTCCCCAGGTGTCGCGCTGGAGCTGGACGGCCGCCCCGTATTCGTCGGGCGTGCGGAGCGGGCGGATGGCGTAGGTCGATGCCGGACCCCGCTGGGAGCCGTCGTCAGACACCTGCTCCGTTCGCCCCGTTCGCCGCGGGCGCTTCCGTGGCGGGTGCCAGCAGCAGCAGAGCGAGCAAGGCCGCCCGGTCGAGCGAGGGGTCGATGACGATGTGCTCGTGGACTGCGTGAGCGCCGTCTCCGACCGCTCCCATCCCGTCGATGGTAGGCGTGAACTGGCTGGTGGTGTTGCCGTCGGAGGCCCCTCCTGCGGAGGTATGGTCGAGCTCGATCCCGAGCTGGTCGCCGAGCTCGCGCACGACCTGCCAGAGTTCGAGATTGCGCTCGGTCGGCTCGAGAGGCGGCGCCGATTCGCAGGCTTCGACCTCGAAGCTGACCCGGGGCACCTTCGGGACCAGCGAACGGATGGCGTGATCGATCTGCTCGGCGCGGGCCACCGAGGTCACGCGCACGTCGATTTGGGCGTGGGCCCGTTCGGGAATGACGTTGGGTCGGGTTCCTCCCCGCACCACACCCACGTTGACCGTGGTGCCGTCGGACGGATCGTTGAGTGCGTGGAGTTCGGTGATCGCATGTGCGATGGCGAGGACGGCGCTGGCTCCCTTGGCAGGCTCCAGCCCGGAGTGAGCGGCTCGCCCCCGAGCGGAGAATCGGTAGCGAGAAACGCCTTTGCGCGAGGTCTTGACCAGTCCCGTCGGTCCGAAGGACGGCTCCAGCACGATCGCCCGCGACGCGCCTCGGGCATGCTCCACGATCCGATCTCGGGAGTCGGGGCTGCCGACCTCTTCGTCGGAATTCACGAAGAGCACGGGTGCGATCTCCGGCGCGGCTCCGATCGAACGCAGAGCTCGCAAAGCCATGACCGCCTGCGCCAACCCGCACTTCATGTCGAAAGCGCCCGGCCCGCGCAGGCAGCCGTCCTCGACCCTCACGGGCATGTCGTTCAGCGTGCCCAGCGGCCAGACGGTATCGCAATGGCCGACGATGAGCTGAGTGGGTGCGGCGGGCGACATGTAGCTCGGTCTGGCCACCAGGTGGTCGGCGAAGTTTCGGGCGGGCACCGAGCTGGAGTCGTAGTCGAGCTCAGCCAGCTCGGTGCGGAGGATCTCCTGAACTCCGAGCTGACCGTCGACGTCTTCGGTGGGTGACTCGACCGAGGTGAGGTCCGTCAGGAGCGACACGAAGCGGTCGCGCTCGGACCTGGTTTCGCGCAGCAGCCGCTCGGCAAGATGTTTGGTGGTGTGGCTCGGCGTCATTGTGGTCGAGTTGCGTGGTGTTCGTAGAATCCGGCCCGACGGTAGCTCTCGTCGAGAATTTCGACGGGATGAGCCACGGCCGAAGGGTGACCGGTCAACCTCAGGCCGGCGCCGATCTGCATGGCGCAGCCCGGGTTCGCGGTGACGACGAGGTCGGCGTCGCACTCTAGTACGGCTGCGGTCTTGTCGGCGCCGATCCGCCAGCCGAGCTCGCGCTGGGTGATCCCGTAGATGCCGGCACCGCCGCAGCACTCGTCCGCGTCCGCCACGACCTTGGCCGTCAGGCCCGGGACGGCGTCGAGCACCCGCAGCGGCGTTTCCCGTACCCCCTGAGCGTGCAGTAGGTGGCAGGGATGATCGTAGGCGGCCGTGACCGGGAGCGCGCCGCCTCGGACCGGCCCGGATTCCGTCAGCAGTTCGGTGACGTCTCTCACTAGTTCCGAAAACGCCCTCGCGCGCTCCCTCCAGGCCGGATCGTGAAAGAAGAGCTCCCCATAATCCTTCATGGCGGCCCCGCAGCCCGCCGCATCGACCGCGATCCAGTCGGGGGAGACCGCCTCGAAGGCCTCCATGTTCGCTCGGGCCAGAGCACGGGCGGCTTCGAGCGACCCGGCGTGAGCGTGGAGGGCCCCGCAGCACTGGGTTTTCGCCCGTACCACGTTGTAGCCGTTGACCTCGAGGGTGCGCGCGCTGGCGGCGCCGACCCGGCCGAAGAGTCCGGCCTGGACGCAGCCAGCGAGCACGGCGACCCGTCCCCTGGTCGCGGGTTCCGGCCCTGCGGGTTCCGCAGGTTCCGACCCCCCGGGCTTCCCCCGCATGGGGTCCTGTCGAACCGGCGCCGGCCCGGGCGACTCCGTTCGGTGCGACCCCGGCTGCTCCCTCGCCGTTCGCTCGCCACGCCCCAGTTCCATTCGCAGCCTTCCCGGCGCGCTCGCCGCGAGCATCGCCGCGCCCAGCCGCACGGGACCCGGCGGTCCGGCATCGCCCCCCAGCCTGGCCACGAGAGCGGGAAGGCGGGTAGCCCTGAGGCCGCGTGCGGCCAGCATCGCCGCTCGCCGCAAGCGCGAACCGGCCATTACCGCCAGCAGCACCCTCGCGAGACGACCGCGTCCCTCGGGGCCGCTGCTCGCCCGGGCCAGCTCGAGCAACGATCCGTACTCGACGCCCGAAGGACACACGGGCTCGCACGCCCTGCAACCGAGGCAGCGGTCGATGTGCGTCCGAAAGGCTTCAGAGTCGGGCTCCAGTCTCCCTTCGACCACGGCACGCATCAGGTGCAGCCGGCCTCGCGGCGAGTCGTTTTCGTCTCCCAGCCGGCGGTAGGTCGGACACGCGGGCAGACAGAAGCCGCAATGGACGCAGGGAAGCAGCCGCTCGGCCTGGTCGGCGAGAGCCTTGCCGAGATTCTCCGCGGCGCGGGCGCTCATCGATCCTTCCTCGGGGCTTCGGAAACGGCCTCCCTCGGGTCCCAGAAGAGGCCCCAAGGATCGAAGATGCGACGAACGCCCGCCCTTATGCGCTTCGTCTCGGCGGTCCAAGGCGGCCCGGATTCCTCACCATCAAAAGTCGACACTCCGGGCGCGCCCTCTACCCGAAGCGTCGGGCCGCGGCCTCCGCTCCCTTCCCCTTTG is part of the Gemmatimonadota bacterium genome and encodes:
- the menC gene encoding o-succinylbenzoate synthase, giving the protein MRIDRAVLRELRLELREFFEISSGGMQERRVALLTLFDSDGCVGWGECVAAERPNYTSETTDTAWQVLTDRVLPAIVGTEWERPEEVLAPVNWIREHRMALASVEMGAWDLWSRSKGIPLAGALGGDETRPKVPVGVSVGLKPTDEELVEAVSGYVEAGYARVKLKIKPGRDLTTLARVRERFPDLQLMADANSAYSLADAARLVEIDALDLTMIEQPLAFDDYLEHAALQRKLSTPVCLDESIRSVRDVRLALELGSCRIVNIKPGRVGGLGESLRIHDLMRLRGLPVWCGGMLETGIGRAHNLALASLPGFTLPGDISESRRYWVRDIVAPEFVMDGGEMHVPTGPGMGVEVDTERVRSLTTRRAEFRA
- a CDS encoding 4Fe-4S dicluster domain-containing protein; this translates as MSARAAENLGKALADQAERLLPCVHCGFCLPACPTYRRLGDENDSPRGRLHLMRAVVEGRLEPDSEAFRTHIDRCLGCRACEPVCPSGVEYGSLLELARASSGPEGRGRLARVLLAVMAGSRLRRAAMLAARGLRATRLPALVARLGGDAGPPGPVRLGAAMLAASAPGRLRMELGRGERTAREQPGSHRTESPGPAPVRQDPMRGKPGGSEPAEPAGPEPATRGRVAVLAGCVQAGLFGRVGAASARTLEVNGYNVVRAKTQCCGALHAHAGSLEAARALARANMEAFEAVSPDWIAVDAAGCGAAMKDYGELFFHDPAWRERARAFSELVRDVTELLTESGPVRGGALPVTAAYDHPCHLLHAQGVRETPLRVLDAVPGLTAKVVADADECCGGAGIYGITQRELGWRIGADKTAAVLECDADLVVTANPGCAMQIGAGLRLTGHPSAVAHPVEILDESYRRAGFYEHHATRPQ
- a CDS encoding M20 family metallopeptidase, whose translation is MTPSHTTKHLAERLLRETRSERDRFVSLLTDLTSVESPTEDVDGQLGVQEILRTELAELDYDSSSVPARNFADHLVARPSYMSPAAPTQLIVGHCDTVWPLGTLNDMPVRVEDGCLRGPGAFDMKCGLAQAVMALRALRSIGAAPEIAPVLFVNSDEEVGSPDSRDRIVEHARGASRAIVLEPSFGPTGLVKTSRKGVSRYRFSARGRAAHSGLEPAKGASAVLAIAHAITELHALNDPSDGTTVNVGVVRGGTRPNVIPERAHAQIDVRVTSVARAEQIDHAIRSLVPKVPRVSFEVEACESAPPLEPTERNLELWQVVRELGDQLGIELDHTSAGGASDGNTTSQFTPTIDGMGAVGDGAHAVHEHIVIDPSLDRAALLALLLLAPATEAPAANGANGAGV